A stretch of Mycobacterium sp. ITM-2016-00316 DNA encodes these proteins:
- a CDS encoding DUF885 domain-containing protein, whose protein sequence is MNAGMDSGTLIREYLLLGLRFDRVEEGYVDSFTGDPALRRQVADEPTPDPADLAREARRLLAEVPGTEGLDAQRAGYLAAHLKALACAGRKFAGEQVGFVEEVREYFDVDIAKGDPDRYRDAHTKLDEALGGSGPLAQRLQAYRVGEEIPPDRLEECIHAFSSALRDTVRATYPLPESETITYEVVTDKPWSGFNYYLGDYTSTVAVNADLKQQMSNLPRLVAHESYPGHHTEHCRKEAGLVAGLHQDEQTIFLVNTPQCLMAEGLADLALYAVQGPSWGGWAAEIYADLGLRFDGDRSAAISEAAAALADVRQDAALMLHDEHRDIDDVAAYLSRWLLVSDERARQMLRFLSSPLWRAYTSTYVEGYRLLRAWIDDRPAGVSLTERFGRLLDEPLIPSSLR, encoded by the coding sequence ATGAACGCCGGTATGGATTCGGGCACGCTGATTCGTGAGTACCTGCTGCTCGGCTTGCGGTTCGACAGGGTCGAGGAGGGCTATGTCGACTCCTTCACCGGCGACCCGGCGCTGCGCCGCCAGGTCGCCGACGAGCCCACCCCGGACCCGGCCGACCTGGCGCGCGAGGCCCGGCGACTGCTGGCCGAGGTGCCGGGCACCGAGGGTCTCGACGCGCAGCGCGCCGGCTACCTTGCCGCCCACCTGAAGGCGCTGGCGTGTGCCGGCCGCAAGTTCGCCGGGGAGCAGGTCGGATTCGTCGAGGAGGTCCGCGAATACTTCGACGTCGATATCGCCAAGGGCGACCCGGATCGCTATCGCGACGCCCACACCAAGCTCGACGAGGCGCTGGGCGGCAGCGGTCCGCTGGCGCAGCGGCTACAGGCCTACCGCGTCGGCGAGGAGATCCCGCCGGACCGCCTCGAGGAGTGCATCCACGCGTTCTCCTCGGCGCTGCGGGACACGGTGCGCGCCACCTATCCGCTGCCCGAGAGCGAGACGATCACCTACGAGGTGGTCACCGACAAACCGTGGTCGGGATTCAACTACTACCTCGGCGACTACACCTCGACCGTCGCGGTCAACGCCGACCTCAAACAGCAGATGTCGAACCTGCCGCGTCTCGTCGCACACGAGTCCTATCCCGGCCACCACACCGAGCACTGCCGCAAGGAGGCCGGGTTGGTGGCCGGCCTGCACCAGGACGAGCAGACCATCTTCCTGGTCAACACCCCGCAATGCCTGATGGCCGAGGGGCTGGCAGATCTGGCGCTGTACGCCGTGCAGGGTCCGTCCTGGGGCGGCTGGGCCGCCGAGATCTACGCCGATCTGGGCCTGCGGTTCGACGGTGACCGTTCGGCGGCCATCTCCGAGGCGGCCGCGGCGCTGGCCGATGTGCGCCAGGACGCGGCCCTGATGCTGCACGACGAGCACCGCGACATCGACGATGTCGCGGCCTACCTGAGCCGATGGCTGTTGGTCAGCGACGAGCGGGCGCGCCAGATGCTGCGCTTTCTGTCCTCCCCGCTGTGGCGCGCCTACACCAGCACCTATGTCGAGGGGTACCGGCTGCTGCGGGCGTGGATCGACGACCGGCCCGCCGGGGTCTCGCTGACCGAGCGGTTCGGCCGGCTGCTCGACGAGCCGCTGATCCCGTCCAGCCTGCGGTGA
- the coaA gene encoding type I pantothenate kinase, with the protein MPRPSEPSPYVEFDRTQWRSLRMATPLALNESELTGLRGLGEQIDLLEVEEVYLPLARLIHLQVAAHQRLFAATAEFLGEQHTDRPVPFVIGVAGSVAVGKSTTARVLKALLGRWEHHPRVDLVTTDGFLYPNSELLRRNIMHRKGFPESYDRRALMRFVTAVKSGADKACAPVYSHLIYDIVPGELQMIRQPDILILEGLNVLQTGPALMVSDLFDFSLYVDARVEDIEQWYISRFLSMRAGAFANPASHFHHYSTLTDEQAVFAARDIWHSINRPNLIENILPTRPRATLVLRKDSDHSINRLRLRKL; encoded by the coding sequence ATGCCGCGGCCCAGCGAGCCGAGCCCATATGTGGAGTTCGACCGGACCCAATGGCGCTCGCTGCGCATGGCGACGCCGCTCGCACTCAACGAATCCGAACTGACCGGCCTGCGTGGCCTCGGTGAGCAGATCGACCTGCTGGAGGTCGAAGAGGTCTATCTGCCGCTGGCCCGGTTGATCCATCTGCAGGTCGCCGCGCACCAACGGCTGTTCGCCGCCACTGCGGAGTTCCTCGGCGAGCAGCACACCGACCGGCCGGTGCCGTTCGTCATCGGGGTCGCCGGCAGCGTGGCCGTCGGCAAGTCGACCACAGCTCGTGTGCTCAAGGCGCTGCTGGGCCGCTGGGAGCACCATCCTCGCGTCGACCTGGTGACCACCGACGGATTCCTGTACCCGAACTCCGAGCTGCTGCGCCGGAACATCATGCACCGCAAAGGTTTTCCGGAGAGCTACGATCGCCGGGCCTTGATGCGTTTCGTCACCGCGGTGAAATCGGGTGCCGACAAGGCTTGCGCCCCGGTCTATTCGCACCTGATCTACGACATCGTGCCCGGCGAGTTGCAGATGATCCGGCAGCCCGACATCCTCATCCTGGAGGGCCTCAACGTGCTGCAGACCGGCCCGGCGCTGATGGTCTCGGATCTGTTCGACTTCTCGCTGTATGTCGATGCGCGCGTCGAGGACATCGAGCAGTGGTACATCTCGCGGTTCCTGTCGATGCGGGCCGGGGCGTTCGCCAATCCGGCGTCCCACTTCCACCACTATTCGACGCTCACCGATGAGCAGGCGGTGTTCGCCGCCCGCGACATCTGGCATTCGATCAACCGCCCCAACCTGATCGAGAACATCCTGCCGACCCGGCCGCGCGCCACCCTGGTGCTGCGCAAGGACTCCGATCACTCCATCAACCGGCTGCGCCTGCGCAAGCTCTGA
- a CDS encoding (2Z,6E)-farnesyl diphosphate synthase, translating into MEIIPPRLKEPAYRLYELRLRRELAQARSELPRHIAVLCDGNRRWARDAGFDDVSYGYRKGAAKIAEMLRWCQAAGIELTTVYLLSTENLQRDPDELGALIDIITDVVEEICDPANRWSVRTVGDLELLGEEPARRLRDAVEGTVGSAAPGALQVNVAVGYGGRQEIVDAVRGLLSKQLANGASAEQLIESVTVEAISENLYTSGQPDPDLVIRTSGEQRLSGFLLWQSAYSEMWFTEAHWPAFRRVDFLRALRDYTMRHRRHGR; encoded by the coding sequence GTGGAGATCATTCCGCCGCGACTCAAGGAGCCGGCTTACCGGCTCTATGAATTGCGGTTGCGTAGAGAGTTGGCGCAGGCCAGGTCTGAGCTCCCGCGTCACATCGCGGTGTTGTGTGACGGAAATCGCCGCTGGGCCCGTGACGCCGGGTTCGACGATGTCAGTTACGGCTACCGCAAGGGCGCGGCGAAGATCGCCGAGATGCTGCGCTGGTGCCAGGCCGCGGGTATCGAGCTGACGACGGTCTACCTGCTCTCGACGGAGAACCTGCAGCGGGACCCCGACGAGCTGGGCGCACTGATCGACATCATCACCGATGTCGTCGAGGAGATCTGCGACCCCGCCAACCGCTGGAGTGTGCGCACCGTAGGTGACCTGGAATTGTTGGGCGAGGAGCCGGCCCGCCGGCTCCGCGACGCCGTGGAGGGCACGGTGGGCTCGGCGGCACCCGGCGCGCTTCAGGTCAACGTCGCCGTCGGCTACGGCGGCCGCCAGGAGATCGTCGACGCGGTGCGCGGGCTGCTGAGCAAGCAGCTGGCCAACGGTGCCAGCGCCGAGCAACTCATCGAATCCGTGACCGTCGAGGCGATCTCGGAAAACCTGTACACCTCGGGCCAGCCTGACCCCGATCTCGTCATCCGGACCTCCGGTGAGCAACGTCTCTCCGGATTTCTGCTGTGGCAGAGCGCCTATTCGGAGATGTGGTTCACCGAGGCGCACTGGCCGGCGTTCCGCCGGGTCGACTTCCTGCGCGCGCTGCGCGACTACACCATGCGGCACCGCAGGCACGGCAGGTAA
- a CDS encoding hemolysin III family protein — protein MTESRSAAGSRTEPGSIDTSRPYRSAAVHQAEDLPEAFADGVAQFLGRPRARGWIHVYSAVVAFIAGAALVAVSWSLESTRAGLATLLYTFTIVAMFAVSGTYHRVTWQSPKARKWMKRLDHSMIFIFIAGSYTPFALLALPESKGMVLFWIVWGGAIAGVFLKMFWPSAPRWVGVPLYLLLGWVAVWFIGPIMDGAGLAAVVLLIVGGALYSVGGVLYGLKWPNPWPTTFGHHEFFHACTAVAAICHYIAMWFAVF, from the coding sequence ATGACGGAATCGAGAAGCGCAGCGGGATCGCGCACCGAACCCGGGTCGATCGACACAAGCCGGCCGTACCGGTCAGCGGCGGTGCATCAAGCCGAAGACCTGCCCGAGGCCTTCGCCGACGGCGTCGCACAATTCCTGGGCCGGCCACGCGCACGCGGCTGGATCCACGTGTACTCGGCGGTCGTCGCGTTCATCGCCGGGGCCGCGCTCGTCGCGGTGTCGTGGTCGCTGGAATCGACGCGCGCCGGGCTGGCGACGCTGCTCTACACGTTCACCATTGTGGCGATGTTCGCCGTCAGCGGTACCTATCACCGGGTGACATGGCAGTCGCCCAAGGCGCGCAAATGGATGAAGCGCCTGGACCATTCGATGATCTTCATCTTCATCGCCGGCAGCTACACGCCGTTCGCGCTGCTGGCACTGCCCGAATCCAAGGGCATGGTGCTGTTCTGGATCGTCTGGGGCGGCGCCATCGCCGGGGTGTTCCTCAAGATGTTCTGGCCGTCGGCGCCGCGCTGGGTGGGCGTGCCGCTCTACTTGCTGCTGGGCTGGGTCGCGGTGTGGTTCATCGGGCCGATCATGGACGGCGCCGGGCTGGCCGCGGTGGTGCTGCTGATCGTCGGCGGCGCGCTCTACAGCGTCGGCGGGGTGCTCTACGGGCTCAAGTGGCCCAACCCATGGCCGACCACGTTCGGCCACCACGAGTTCTTCCACGCCTGCACCGCGGTCGCGGCCATCTGCCACTACATCGCGATGTGGTTCGCGGTCTTCTAG
- a CDS encoding nuclear transport factor 2 family protein has protein sequence MSFEPDVLQGFVQRYLDTVVTGSADDVAALYAEDATLEDPVGGGEVHIGRQAIAGFYKNVSGVEVKTELLSFRAGGSEAAFVFAITVGGAMRIEPIEIMAFNAEGQITSMRAFWGPADITQL, from the coding sequence ATGAGCTTCGAGCCGGATGTCTTGCAAGGTTTCGTCCAGCGCTACCTGGACACCGTCGTCACCGGCAGCGCCGATGACGTGGCCGCCCTCTACGCCGAGGACGCCACCCTGGAGGACCCGGTGGGCGGTGGTGAGGTGCACATCGGCCGTCAGGCGATCGCGGGGTTCTACAAGAACGTCAGCGGCGTCGAGGTGAAGACCGAGCTGCTGTCGTTCCGCGCAGGCGGCAGCGAGGCGGCGTTCGTCTTCGCCATCACCGTCGGCGGCGCCATGCGCATCGAGCCGATCGAGATCATGGCGTTCAACGCCGAGGGCCAGATCACCTCGATGCGGGCGTTCTGGGGTCCGGCGGACATCACCCAGCTTTGA
- a CDS encoding thioredoxin domain-containing protein, with protein MTPRGNTLGESTSPYLRQHADNPVHWQQWSAQALAEAAARDVPILLSVGYAACHWCHVMAHESFEDADVAAAVNDDFVCIKVDREERPDLDAIYMNATVALTGQGGWPMTCFLTPDGRPFFCGTYYPKEGFLQLVSAVKETWQQRRGEVEQASDEIAGELRAMSARLPGTGPALDPRLCDEAVAAVLRDEDLERGGFYNNSQPAPKFPPSAVLEALLRHYERTGSEEVLAAVERAGTAMARGGIYDQLAGGFARYSVDPDWVVPHFEKMLYDNALLLRFYAHWARITGNPLARKIADETARFIVDNLGAGGMFTSSLDADANGVEGLTYSWTPAQLRDVLGEDADWAASLFGVTASGTFEHGSSVLQLPADPDDQTRFERVRAALLAARAQRPQPGRDDKVVTAWNGLAITALMEASVALDKPEYADAATVCARELLLLHLVGGRLRRASLGGVVGESSAILEDYATLITAMCGLYQRNGTPAWLTTATGLLDTVLEHFADAGRPGRWFDTADDAEALMLRPADPLDGATPSGASSIAEALQLAAHLSGDSRYAAAADATLASATTVLAKLPRSGGHWLAVAEAAVRGPIQIAVACDPAHSELLTAARRLAPGGAVVVGGAVDSSELLTGRDRVGGRDAAYVCRGRVCDLPVTTVQDLAAALSPIAPGPSV; from the coding sequence GTGACACCAAGGGGTAACACCCTGGGCGAGTCCACCAGCCCTTACCTGCGCCAGCACGCGGACAACCCGGTGCACTGGCAGCAGTGGAGCGCGCAGGCGCTGGCCGAGGCCGCCGCCCGCGACGTGCCGATCCTGCTGTCCGTCGGGTACGCCGCCTGCCACTGGTGCCATGTGATGGCGCACGAATCCTTCGAGGACGCCGATGTCGCGGCGGCCGTGAACGACGACTTCGTCTGCATCAAGGTCGACCGCGAGGAGCGTCCGGATCTGGACGCCATCTACATGAACGCCACCGTCGCGCTGACCGGCCAGGGCGGCTGGCCCATGACGTGTTTCCTGACCCCGGACGGCCGGCCCTTCTTCTGTGGCACCTATTACCCCAAAGAGGGCTTTCTGCAGCTTGTTTCGGCCGTCAAGGAGACCTGGCAGCAGCGGCGCGGTGAGGTCGAGCAGGCCTCCGACGAGATTGCCGGGGAACTGCGGGCGATGAGCGCGCGCCTGCCGGGCACCGGGCCGGCGTTGGATCCCCGGTTGTGCGATGAGGCGGTGGCCGCGGTACTGCGTGATGAGGACCTCGAACGTGGCGGGTTCTACAACAATTCTCAACCAGCGCCCAAGTTCCCGCCCTCGGCGGTGCTGGAGGCGCTGCTGCGCCACTACGAACGCACCGGTTCGGAAGAGGTGCTGGCCGCGGTGGAACGGGCCGGCACGGCGATGGCGCGCGGCGGTATCTACGACCAGCTCGCCGGCGGTTTCGCCCGCTACAGCGTGGACCCGGACTGGGTGGTGCCGCACTTCGAGAAGATGCTCTACGACAACGCGCTGCTGCTGCGGTTCTATGCGCACTGGGCGCGGATCACGGGAAATCCGCTGGCGCGCAAGATCGCCGATGAGACAGCCCGGTTCATCGTCGACAATCTCGGCGCGGGTGGCATGTTCACCTCATCGCTGGACGCCGACGCGAACGGGGTGGAGGGGCTCACCTACTCCTGGACGCCGGCGCAACTCCGCGATGTCCTGGGTGAGGACGCAGACTGGGCCGCTTCGCTTTTCGGGGTGACGGCGAGCGGCACCTTCGAGCACGGCAGCTCGGTGCTGCAACTGCCCGCCGACCCCGACGACCAGACGCGCTTCGAGCGGGTGCGGGCCGCGTTGCTCGCCGCCCGCGCGCAGCGTCCCCAGCCCGGTCGCGACGACAAGGTCGTGACGGCATGGAACGGACTGGCCATCACCGCGCTCATGGAGGCCTCGGTGGCGTTGGACAAGCCCGAATACGCCGACGCCGCAACGGTATGCGCGCGTGAGCTGCTGCTCCTGCATCTGGTCGGCGGTCGGCTGCGCCGCGCCAGCCTCGGTGGGGTGGTCGGTGAGAGCTCGGCGATCCTGGAGGACTACGCGACCCTGATCACCGCGATGTGCGGGCTGTATCAGCGCAACGGGACGCCGGCCTGGCTCACGACCGCCACCGGTCTGCTCGACACCGTGCTGGAACATTTCGCCGATGCCGGGCGGCCGGGCCGCTGGTTCGACACCGCCGACGATGCCGAGGCGCTGATGCTGCGGCCGGCGGATCCGCTCGACGGCGCCACCCCGTCCGGCGCGTCCTCGATCGCCGAGGCACTGCAGCTGGCGGCGCACCTGAGCGGGGATTCGCGCTACGCCGCGGCGGCCGATGCCACCCTGGCGTCCGCCACCACGGTGCTGGCCAAACTTCCACGCTCCGGTGGACATTGGCTTGCCGTCGCGGAGGCCGCGGTGCGCGGACCGATCCAGATCGCCGTGGCATGCGACCCCGCGCACTCGGAGCTCCTGACCGCCGCGCGCAGGCTCGCACCGGGCGGTGCCGTGGTGGTCGGAGGCGCGGTGGATTCATCGGAGTTGCTGACCGGACGCGACCGGGTGGGTGGGCGCGATGCCGCCTACGTGTGCCGCGGACGGGTGTGCGATCTGCCCGTCACCACGGTGCAGGATCTCGCTGCCGCGCTTTCTCCCATTGCCCCCGGGCCATCCGTGTAG
- the mca gene encoding mycothiol conjugate amidase Mca translates to MTELRLMAVHAHPDDESSKGAATTARYAAEGARVMVVTLTGGERGDILNPAMDIPEVHGRIHEVRRDEMAKAAEILGVEHRWLGYVDSGLPEGDPLPPLPEGSFATVPLDGPTEALVAVIREFRPHVLTTYDENGGYPHPDHIRCHEVSVAAYEAAADHLRYPEAGEPWAVSKLYYNHGFLRQRMQVLQDEFAKHGQDGPFAKWLENWDAEEDVIEARVTTRVECAKFFAQRDEALLAHATQIDPKSFFFTTPMEWQQRLWPTEEFELARSRVPVRLPETDLFAGITT, encoded by the coding sequence ATGACTGAATTGCGCTTGATGGCGGTACACGCCCACCCCGATGACGAGTCCAGCAAGGGCGCGGCCACCACCGCCCGGTACGCGGCCGAAGGTGCCAGGGTCATGGTCGTGACCCTCACCGGCGGTGAACGCGGTGACATCCTGAACCCGGCGATGGACATCCCTGAGGTGCACGGACGCATCCACGAGGTGCGCCGCGACGAGATGGCCAAGGCGGCCGAGATCCTGGGTGTCGAACACCGATGGCTGGGTTATGTGGACTCCGGGCTGCCCGAGGGCGACCCGCTGCCGCCGCTGCCGGAGGGCTCTTTCGCCACGGTGCCGCTGGACGGGCCGACCGAGGCGCTGGTCGCGGTGATCCGCGAGTTCCGCCCGCACGTGCTGACCACCTACGACGAGAACGGCGGGTACCCGCACCCGGATCACATCCGGTGCCACGAGGTGTCCGTCGCCGCCTACGAGGCCGCGGCCGACCACCTTCGCTACCCCGAAGCCGGGGAACCGTGGGCGGTGTCCAAGCTGTACTACAACCACGGTTTCCTGCGGCAGCGCATGCAGGTCCTGCAGGACGAGTTCGCCAAGCACGGCCAGGACGGCCCGTTCGCCAAGTGGCTGGAGAACTGGGATGCCGAGGAGGACGTGATCGAAGCGCGGGTGACCACCCGGGTGGAGTGCGCGAAGTTCTTCGCGCAGCGCGATGAGGCCCTGCTCGCGCATGCCACCCAGATCGACCCGAAGAGTTTCTTCTTCACCACGCCCATGGAGTGGCAGCAGCGGCTGTGGCCGACCGAGGAATTCGAGCTCGCGCGGTCCCGTGTGCCGGTGCGGCTGCCCGAGACCGACCTCTTCGCAGGGATCACAACATGA
- a CDS encoding DUF4307 domain-containing protein, protein MTIERPTARYGRQKLSRRTRRRVVIGLFLLIVTAGVVIALIAFQRFGTGDVKGELGGYEIVDDETVAVTITVTRTDPSVPAVCIVRARSISGDETGRREILVPPSTESSVVIDVVVKSTKPPVVGDIYGCGIDVPGYLVAP, encoded by the coding sequence TTGACCATCGAGCGTCCCACCGCCCGTTACGGGCGGCAGAAGTTGTCCCGACGCACCCGTCGCCGAGTGGTGATCGGGTTGTTCCTGCTGATTGTGACGGCAGGAGTGGTGATCGCGCTCATCGCGTTCCAGCGGTTCGGGACCGGCGACGTCAAAGGCGAGCTCGGCGGCTACGAAATTGTCGACGACGAGACCGTGGCGGTGACGATCACCGTCACCCGCACCGATCCGTCGGTGCCCGCGGTGTGCATCGTGCGGGCCCGTTCCATCAGCGGCGACGAGACCGGCCGCCGCGAGATTCTGGTGCCGCCGTCCACCGAATCGTCGGTGGTGATCGACGTGGTGGTCAAATCCACGAAACCGCCGGTGGTCGGCGATATTTATGGCTGCGGCATCGATGTGCCCGGGTATCTGGTGGCGCCCTAG
- the greA gene encoding transcription elongation factor GreA: MTDTQVTWLTEEAFDRLKAELDQLIANRPVIAAEINDRREEGDLRENGGYHAAREQQGQEEARIRQLQELLNNAKVGEAPKQSGVALPGSVVKVQYGDDEDDTETFLIATRQEGVSDGKLEVYSPKSPLGEALLDKRVGQKATYTIPNGSTVTVTLLSAEPYHS, from the coding sequence ATGACCGATACCCAGGTCACCTGGCTGACCGAAGAGGCTTTCGACCGTTTGAAGGCGGAGCTGGACCAGCTGATCGCCAACCGTCCCGTCATCGCCGCCGAGATCAACGATCGTCGTGAAGAGGGCGACCTGCGCGAGAACGGTGGCTACCACGCCGCCCGTGAGCAGCAGGGCCAAGAAGAAGCGCGCATCCGTCAGCTCCAGGAGCTGCTGAACAACGCCAAGGTCGGCGAGGCCCCCAAGCAGTCCGGTGTCGCACTGCCCGGTTCGGTGGTGAAGGTGCAGTACGGCGACGACGAGGACGACACCGAGACGTTCCTGATCGCCACCCGCCAGGAGGGCGTCAGCGACGGCAAGCTCGAGGTGTATTCGCCGAAGTCACCGCTGGGCGAGGCCCTGCTCGACAAGCGCGTCGGCCAGAAGGCCACGTACACGATTCCCAATGGCAGCACCGTCACGGTGACCTTGCTCAGCGCGGAGCCGTACCACTCCTGA
- a CDS encoding GPP34 family phosphoprotein, with translation MAQIAEDLLLLLLDNASAQPGLDRQRRRRVLGAAILLDLAWACRVRPAVHGEPVETGRLVALTGSGPLDPVTGPALQLLSKRPLRPASAIAKLSRHAEEALVAHLECSGQIRRIPLPSKGFKKATAYPLVSRDRVGPARSALLSALFDRRPPTPPTAAIISLLHATDGLGALLSLNDRGWRWVHARAGEIALGSWVDESPTALPEVNLAVTVSALRPALGS, from the coding sequence GTGGCCCAGATCGCCGAGGACCTGCTCCTGCTGCTGCTCGACAACGCGTCGGCGCAGCCCGGGCTGGATCGGCAGCGTCGGCGACGCGTGCTCGGCGCGGCCATCCTGCTGGACCTGGCCTGGGCGTGCCGCGTCCGGCCAGCAGTCCATGGCGAGCCGGTCGAAACCGGGCGTCTCGTCGCCCTGACCGGTTCGGGCCCGTTGGATCCCGTCACCGGACCGGCCTTGCAGCTGCTCTCGAAGCGGCCGTTGCGACCGGCGTCGGCCATCGCCAAGCTGAGCAGGCATGCCGAGGAAGCGCTGGTCGCACACCTGGAATGTAGCGGGCAGATCCGGCGGATCCCGTTGCCCTCCAAGGGCTTCAAGAAGGCAACAGCGTACCCGCTGGTGAGCCGCGATCGCGTCGGCCCGGCCCGATCGGCGCTGCTGTCGGCCCTGTTCGACCGGCGCCCACCCACCCCGCCGACGGCGGCGATCATCTCGTTGCTGCACGCCACCGACGGTCTGGGCGCGCTGCTGAGCCTCAACGACCGGGGCTGGCGCTGGGTGCATGCCCGGGCCGGCGAGATCGCCCTGGGCAGCTGGGTCGACGAGTCCCCCACCGCACTGCCCGAGGTCAATCTGGCCGTCACGGTGTCCGCGCTGCGGCCCGCCCTGGGCTCCTAG
- a CDS encoding cystathionine gamma-synthase produces the protein MGEQRSAHDAHRWQGLATRAIHAGFRPDPATGAVNAPIYASSTFAQDGVGGLRGGYEYARTGNPTRAALEASLAAVEQADHGRAFASGMAATDCALRAVLRPGDHVVIPDDAYGGTFRLIDKVFTQWGIHYTPVALSDLDAVTAAITEKTKLVWVETPTNPLLSIADIAGISEISRRVGAKLLVDNTFASPALQQPLTLGADIVLHSTTKYIGGHSDVVGGALLTSDEELDTAFAFLQNGAGAVPGPFDAYLTMRGLKTLVLRMQRHSENAAKVAEFLVEHPAIDTVLYPGLPSHPNHEVAAKQMSGFGGMVSVRLRGGRAAAQEFCARTEIFILAESLGGVESLIEHPGAMTHASTAGSQLEVPEDLVRLSVGIEEAADLLGDLEQALR, from the coding sequence ATGGGTGAACAGCGCTCCGCACATGACGCACACCGGTGGCAGGGTCTGGCGACCCGGGCCATCCACGCCGGCTTCCGGCCCGACCCGGCCACCGGCGCCGTCAACGCCCCGATCTACGCCAGTTCCACCTTCGCCCAGGACGGGGTGGGCGGGCTGCGGGGCGGCTACGAGTACGCCCGCACCGGCAACCCGACCCGCGCCGCGCTGGAGGCCTCGCTGGCCGCCGTCGAGCAGGCCGACCACGGCCGCGCCTTCGCCTCGGGCATGGCCGCCACCGACTGTGCCCTGCGCGCCGTACTGCGTCCGGGCGACCACGTCGTCATCCCCGATGACGCCTACGGTGGCACCTTCCGCCTCATCGACAAGGTGTTCACCCAGTGGGGGATTCACTACACACCGGTGGCGCTGAGTGATCTGGATGCCGTCACGGCCGCGATCACCGAGAAGACGAAGCTGGTCTGGGTCGAGACGCCCACCAACCCGCTGCTGTCCATCGCCGATATCGCCGGGATCTCCGAGATTTCCCGCCGGGTGGGTGCGAAGTTGCTGGTGGACAACACCTTTGCCTCTCCGGCGTTGCAGCAGCCGCTGACCCTCGGCGCCGATATCGTGTTGCACTCGACGACGAAGTACATCGGCGGGCATTCCGATGTGGTCGGCGGCGCACTACTGACCAGCGATGAGGAACTCGACACCGCGTTCGCGTTCCTGCAGAACGGCGCCGGTGCGGTACCGGGTCCGTTCGACGCCTACCTGACCATGCGGGGTCTCAAGACCCTGGTGCTGCGCATGCAGCGGCACAGCGAGAACGCCGCCAAGGTGGCCGAATTCCTGGTCGAGCACCCGGCGATCGACACGGTGCTCTATCCCGGTCTGCCCAGCCACCCCAACCACGAGGTCGCGGCCAAGCAGATGTCCGGTTTCGGCGGCATGGTGTCGGTGCGACTGCGCGGCGGCCGGGCCGCGGCCCAGGAATTCTGCGCCCGAACAGAGATCTTCATTCTCGCCGAATCGCTGGGTGGCGTGGAATCTCTGATCGAGCATCCCGGTGCGATGACGCACGCCTCCACCGCGGGGTCGCAGCTCGAGGTGCCCGAGGATCTGGTCCGGCTGTCGGTCGGTATCGAGGAGGCCGCCGACCTGCTGGGCGATCTGGAGCAGGCGCTGCGCTAG
- a CDS encoding RDD family protein — protein sequence MTEQPPPPPGNYPPPPPPPPPGGYPPPPQGGFPPPPPPPGGGYGGPPPGGGLPKEAYTPWLTRVLAWIIDIIPVAILEGIGYGLLLGTRETVCVTDTSEYDLGEFCATGASTLGQVSFAITWILALAYIIWNYGYRQGTTGSSIGKGILKFKVVSENTGQPIGFGMSIVRQLAHVVDAVICYIGYLFPLWDAKRQTIADKIVKTVCLPL from the coding sequence ATGACCGAGCAACCGCCACCACCTCCCGGGAATTACCCGCCGCCTCCTCCGCCTCCGCCGCCCGGTGGTTACCCACCGCCTCCGCAGGGTGGATTCCCGCCTCCACCTCCGCCGCCCGGCGGTGGATACGGTGGACCGCCCCCTGGTGGGGGACTGCCCAAAGAGGCCTACACGCCGTGGCTGACCCGGGTGCTGGCGTGGATCATCGACATCATCCCGGTGGCGATCCTGGAGGGCATCGGCTACGGCCTGCTGCTCGGAACCCGAGAGACGGTGTGTGTCACCGACACCTCGGAATACGACCTCGGTGAGTTCTGTGCCACCGGCGCCTCGACGCTGGGCCAGGTATCGTTCGCGATCACCTGGATTCTGGCGCTCGCCTATATCATCTGGAACTACGGCTACCGGCAGGGAACGACCGGGTCGAGCATCGGCAAGGGCATTCTGAAGTTCAAGGTTGTCAGCGAAAACACCGGCCAGCCAATAGGATTCGGTATGTCCATCGTGCGGCAGCTGGCGCACGTGGTGGACGCCGTCATCTGCTACATCGGCTACCTGTTCCCGCTCTGGGACGCCAAGCGCCAGACGATCGCCGACAAGATCGTCAAGACGGTCTGTCTGCCGCTCTGA